From the Rhinatrema bivittatum chromosome 3, aRhiBiv1.1, whole genome shotgun sequence genome, one window contains:
- the LOC115088116 gene encoding myb-related transcription factor, partner of profilin-like gives MLVQHVMRHQDLLYGPQSHTVGAYSKEQIWKRIRQGVNSVFHHNRSFGELMHKWRDLRRLVKWKQARRIAEGEGSHISFSPSEQLILSTISEAAVGGAGQLDTMPRVGQEGEPDDEQPGPAPRRPQRLYHHLQVIPDSLEEEEGGGREQLEQPAEEEEQQRQGEELEDTLADLLHYRPQDSSASDQPEPELVASQAERLLLQQSAGILDALSSLPDVVHQESQALHDTIREEAQGLQQVIRDLYRATGEQTEVRREMLQRLPPVQPQAPAAPWAFMGPWMHYLPPYGPPFPWMAPARAEESAVGQPPAPQPGLGYPWMAPPPPPPVMFPPPPPEPQLPLAVPSCSHELPQPPVPSEGSVSNGRSPLRRSSRLGQPKLPEGRQRGRPRK, from the exons ATGCTTGTCCAGCATGTCATGAGGCACCAGGATCTGCTGTATGGTCCACAGTCTCATACGGTGGGTGCATATAGcaaggagcagatctggaagcGGATCAGGCAAGGTGTCAACTCTGTATTCCACCACAACCGGAGCTTTGGGGAATTAATGCACAAGTGGAGGGACCTGAGGAGACTTGTGAAGTGGAAGCAGGCCAGGAGGATTGCAGAGGGAGAAGGTAGCCACATCAGCTTCTCTCCCTCTGAGCAGCTGATACTCAGCACCatctctgaggcagctgtgggtggagCTGGCCAGCTTGACACCATGCCTCGTGTagggcaggaag gggagccagatgatgagcaaccTGGACCTGCACCTAGACGACCCCAAAGGCTGTACCATCATCTGCAGGTGATCCCTGACTCattggaagaggaggaagggggaggtcgtgaacagctggaacagcctgcggaggaagaggagcagcagcggcagggagaggagctggaggacacactggctgatctgctTCATTATCGCCCGCAGGACAGCAGTGCTTCGGACCAGCCCGAACCTGAACTGGTTGCCAGTCAGGCTGAGAGACTGCTATTACAGCAGAGCGCTGGGATCTTGGATGCTCTCTCCAGCTTGCCTGATGTGGTGCATCAGGAATCACAAGCCCTCCATGATACCATCAGGGAAGAAGCACAGGGGCTTCAGCAGGTGATCCGGGACCTTTACCGGGCTACTGGGGAACAAACTGAGGtgaggagggagatgctgcagcggtTGCCTCCTGTGCAGCCGCAGGCACCAGCAGCACCATGGGCTTTCATGGGGCCCTGGATGCATTACCTTCCACCTTATGGGCCACCCTTCCCATGGATGGCACCAGCCCGTGCAGAAGAGTCTGCCGTGGGAcagccacctgcacctcagcCTGGTCTAGGCTATCCGTGGAtggcacccccacccccgccacCTGTCAtgtttccaccaccaccaccagagccGCAGCTGCCACTGGctgtaccttcctgcagccatgaactgcCCCAGCCTCCTGTGCCCTCTGAGGGTAGCGTCAGCAATGGGAGGAGTCCATTGCGCAGGAGCTCCAGGTTGGGTCAGCCGAAGCTTCCTGAGGGCCGACAGAGAGGACGGCCAAGGAAGTGa